One window from the genome of Garra rufa chromosome 1, GarRuf1.0, whole genome shotgun sequence encodes:
- the tcap gene encoding telethonin — protein sequence MQMCTVLEKKGGCLVGAELSCSVKEENPTRKESYTANWRSINMKTQPEDRQSMLMSDDSRRESLSRYWQTRPLNQACPSGVVRVGTVDTGVREHQLLPYRNTLPLPIFKPAELGVRLGRGAPHTLEDLPPARVPDGACPDKRQVEQITRDLPPIKPMRMEFAKAPRTLGRSMSQEAQRG from the exons ATGCAGATGTGCACAGTCCTTGAGAAGAAAGGAGGATGTTTGGTTGGAGCCGAGCTCAGCTGCAGTGTGAAGGAGGAAAATCCAACTAGGAAAGAGAGCTACACCGCAAACTGGCGCAGCATTAATATGAAGACTCAACCTGAGGATCG CCAATCGATGCTCATGTCAGACGACTCTCGCCGGGAGTCCCTGTCCCGTTATTGGCAGACGCGTCCTCTCAATCAGGCCTGCCCATCGGGTGTTGTCAGAGTGGGAACTGTGGACACAGGTGTAAGGGAGCACCAGCTCTTACCCTATAGGAACACCCTGCCCCTGCCCATCTTCAAGCCTGCTGAACTGGGTGTCCGCCTGGGCCGTGGAGCCCCACACACCCTCGAAGATCTCCCTCCTGCCCGGGTTCCCGACGGAGCCTGTCCAGACAAGAGGCAAGTGGAACAGATCACCAGGGACCTGCCACCCATCAAACCCATGCGAATGGAGTTTGCCAAAGCACCCAGAACTCTGGGCAGATCTATGTCTCAGGAGGCCCAGAGAGGCTGA
- the LOC141315071 gene encoding LOW QUALITY PROTEIN: uncharacterized protein (The sequence of the model RefSeq protein was modified relative to this genomic sequence to represent the inferred CDS: substituted 2 bases at 2 genomic stop codons) yields MCISFISLLCTIAESERSSTNCVRIVLIGKTGNEKSATGNTILNREVFTSDTSFTSVTSSCQKADGFVNGTLVTVVDTPGLFDTQVSNDEVKQEILKCISLLSPGPHVFLLVLTVGGYTKEEMETLNLIKETFGRNAGRFSIIIFTHGDKLKGRPIKSYLEGADLHMKKLIRDCGERYHVIDNTKEDKTRQVSKLFDAINGMVEKNGGGCYTNEMFEEAEAAIKQEMERILQEKREEMERENKRLRDKHEEEMAEIQRRIEEKRQQEEWNRTQQELEEKRIKLEIEQQKRDQEYREQYERERKELEELHKERLKREHEEEYQKRLKEERSEWEVKEKKMIDEFEQEKRKREAKEKDRIEKELKERERIERESMRTVKXRXETKKEEWEKSWKEEWDKRVKDEKARREEEREKLRKLEEAFKQEHKEEEQKRKREDKARREQEERDRKEMEEEHERKLKEMKRKYEDEARKQAEEFNEFREKYTKDFQVLMLKHDLEMQEMKLKHERECREHEKECSVLSELSKQKEKNLNETMKEMEEKHRKEVDDLKKKYEDKCVLL; encoded by the exons ATGTGCATATCCTTTATTTCCCTTCTCTGCACCATAGCTGAGAGTGAGAGATCAAGCACAAACTGTGTGAGGATTGTGCTCATTGGAAAAACTGGAAATGAGAAAAGTGCCACAGGAAACACTATACTCAACAGAGAAGTGTTTACATCTGATACCAGTTTTACATCAGTGACATCTTCATGTCAGAAGGCGGATGGGTTTGTTAATGGAACTCTAGTCACTGTTGTTGATACTCCAGGCCTGTTTGACACACAGGTCTCAAATGATGAAGTGAAGCAAGAGATTCTGAAGTGCATTAGTCTCCTCTCTCCAGGACCTCATGTGTTCCTGCTGGTGCTTACAGTTGGAGGATACACAAAGGAAGAAATGGAAACTCTGAACCTAATCAAAGAGACTTTTGGAAGAAATGCTGGGAGGTTTAGCATCATAATTTTCACCCATGGTGACAAGCTGAAAGGTCGACCAATTAAAAGTTACTTGGAAGGTGCTGATTTGCATATGAAGAAGTTGATCAGAGATTGTGGGGAAAGATATCATGTCATTGACAATACAAAAGAAGACAAAACAAGACAAGTCAGTAAATTATTTGATGCAATCAATGGAATGGTGGAGAAAAATGGTGGAGGATGTTACACCAATGAGATGTTTGAAGAAGCAGAAGCTGCCATAAAACAAGAAATGGAAAGAATATTACAGGAGAAGAGAGAAGAGATGGAAAGAGAGAACAAACGTTTACGAGACAAACATGAGGAGGAGATGGCAGAGATA CAGAGAAGAATTGAAGAGAAGAGGCAACAGGAGGAATGGAACAGGACACAACAAGAATTAGAGGAGAAACGGATAAAATTGGAGATAGAGCAACAAAAGAGAGACCAGGAATATAGAGAGCAGTatgagagagagaggaaagaaCTGGAGGAACTTCATAAAGAAAGACTGAAGAGAGAACACGAGGAAGAATACCAGAAGAGACTTAAAGAGGAGAGGAGTGAATGGGAggttaaagaaaagaaaatgattgATGAATTTgaacaagaaaaaagaaaaagagaagcaAAGGAGAAAGATAGGATTGAGAAGGAGcttaaagaaagagagagaatagagagagagagtatgAGAACAGTAAAATAGAGATGAGAAACCAAAAAAGAAGAATGGGAAAAATCATGGAAGGAGGAGTGGGATAAAAGAGTGAAAGATGAGAAGGCaaggagagaggaagagagagagaaactgaGAAAGCTTGAAGAGGCATTTAAACAAGAGCATAAAGAGGAAGAGCAGAAGAGGAAAAGAGAAGATAAAGCCAGACGAGAACAGGAGGAGCGAGATCGAAAAGAAATGGAGGAAGAACATGAAAGGAAgctgaaagaaatgaaaagaaagtaTGAAGATGAGGCCAGAAAGCAAGCAGAGGAATTTAATGAATTTAGAGAGAAATATACCAAAGATTTTCAGGTACTCATGTTAAAGCATGATTTAGAGATGCAGGAGATGAAGCTAAAGCATGAAAGAGAGTGCCGTGAGCATGAAAAGGAGTGCAGTGTTTTGAGTGAACTCTCAAAGCAAAAAGAGAAAAATCTGAATGAAACCAtgaaagaaatggaggagaaacataGAAAAGAGGTTGATGATCTGAAGAAGAAGTACGAGGATAAATGTGTTTTACTGTAA